The following are encoded in a window of Pyrenophora tritici-repentis strain M4 chromosome 6, whole genome shotgun sequence genomic DNA:
- a CDS encoding Amelogenin domain containing protein, which produces MPPIAPLERPEPPLFWAVDVGEEGEEAVAAADTGGATEEEGGFPEGLGVAEEGVAVVEDNACRSDKLMGYLAADGRADMSDCAVSFTTVALRRATGSLRVLQQILTWFALSVQISLVEVSRIHNNVNSTWT; this is translated from the coding sequence ATGCCGCCTATTGCGCCACTTGAGAGACCTGAACCGCCATTGTTCTGGGCTGTAGATGTGGGCGAGGAAGGAGAGGAAGCGGTTGCTGCGGCTGACACGGGCGGCGCAACGGAAGAGGAGGGAGGGTTCCCGGAAGGACTTGGAGTTGCGGAGGAGGGAGTCGCCGTGGTCGAGGACAATGCTTGTAGATCCGATAAGCTAATGGGATATTTAGCGGCAGACGGGCGGGCGGATATGAGCGATTGCGCTGTTTCGTTCACTACCGTCGCATTGAGAAGGGCGACTGGATCCTTGAGAGTGCTCCAGCAAATATTGACCTGGTTTGCTCTCTCTGTACAGATCTCACTTGTCGAGGTTAGCCGTATTCATAACAATGTCAATTCAACATGGACCTAA
- a CDS encoding NhaP, NhaP-type Na+-H+ and K+-H+ antiporter: MCRIVIGVQLVIAGFQLPAKYQQLRWKEMAICLLPVMTIMWICTSLCILVTIPKLSLLAALVIGSCVTCTDPILSQAVAKGPFADKFVPRALREIISSEAGANDGFGFPFLLLATYLIRHADLEGVKFKPGIEGAKEIAHRAVDILTKRSEEGGIGRLGGGVSMAMEQWIVEGWLYIIVMAVAVGVVLGAGSMFAIKYGLRRKWIDSESLLLWPMALGLFIIGVCGALGTDDLLACFVAGNVMNWNGLYLEETEKRHDEVNSCFDVILNFGGFMYIGTIIPWSEFQMPDVTGITVGRLMILGFLILAFRRIPAIFLMYKIMPDCVKDWKEALFMGYFGPIGIGAVFYVEHTRHLFPKPGEATTEEEENLVAAMVPVVYFLVIFSIVVHGLSIPALDAFYRYKNVQPITEDEPAVIRTRSIHEALPNNASVDRKRNSVYVHNRFSRPMSTPGPELYRWNNQSERDPERDSDATFGSATHADSDGYAQKLYAIQLAEKQSRENSLM, encoded by the exons ATGTGCCGTATTGTCATTGGTGTTCAGCTGGTCATCGCTGGATTTCAACTCCCCGCCAAGTACCAGCAGCTACGATGGAAGGAAATGGCAATCTGCCTCCTCCCTGTCATGACAATCATGTGGATCTGCACTAGTCTGTGCATTTTGGTCACTATCCCCAAGTTGTCACTCTTGGCTGCACTGGTCATTGGATCTTGTGTTACTTGCACTGATCCTATCCTATCGCAAGCTGTGGCCAAGGGTCCATTTGCCGACAAGTTCGTCCCCCGCGCGTTGCGAGAGATTATCTCGTCCGAAGCCGGTGCCAACGATGGATTCGGTTTCCCGTTCCTTCT CTTGGCCACCTATCTTATCCGCCATGCCGATCTCGAGGGTGTCAAGTTCAAGCCTGGTATTGAGGGCGCCAAGGAGATTGCTCATCGCGCAGTCGACATACTCACCAAGCGCAGTGAGGAGGGGGGAATTGGCCGTCTAGGAGGTGGTGTATCCATGGCCATGGAGCAATGGATTGTCGAGGGCTGGCTTTACATCATCGTCATGGCTGTCGCAGTCGGTGTGGTCCTCGGCGCTGGCAGCATGTTTGCCATCAAGTATGGCCTCCGCAGGAAGTGGATCGATTCCGAGAGTCTTCTGCTCTGGCCCATGGCACTAGGTCTTTTCATCATCGGCGTCTGTGGTGCACTCGGTACAGATGATCTTCTTGCCTGCTTCGTTGCCGGAAACGTCATGAACTGGAACGGTCTTTACCTCGAAGAAACCGAGAAGCGTCATGACGAAGTCAACAGTTGCTTCGACGTCATTCTCAACTTTGGTGGCTTCATGTACATCGGAACCATCATCCCATGGAGCGAGTTCCAGATGCCAGATGTCACCGGCATTACAGTTGGACGCCTCATGATCCTCGGCTTTCTGATCCTCGCCTTCCGTCGCATTCCTGCCATCTTCCTCATGTACAAGATCATGCCTGACTGTGTCAAGGACTGGAAGGAGGCGCTGTTCATGGGATACTTCGGACCTATTG GTATCGGAGCTGTCTTCTACGTCGAACACACTCGCCACCTGTTCCCCAAGCCTGGTGAGGCTACCACGGAAGAAGAGGAAAATCTCGTCGCCGCCATGGTACCTGTCGTCTACTTCCTTGTCATCTTCTCCATCGTGGTCCACGGTCTATCTATTCCCGCCCTCGATGCCTTCTACCGGTACAAGAATGTCCAACCGATTACTGAAGATGAGCCTGCGGTGATCCGCACTCGCTCCATTCACGAGGCGCTTCCCAACAACGCCTCTGTTGACAGGAAGCGCAACTCGGTCTATGTGCACAACCGATTCTCTCGACCTATGTCTACGCCTGGCCCAGAGCTGTACAGATGGAACAACCAGTCGGAGAGGGATCCGGAGAGGGACAGCGATGCTACATTTGGATCCGCTACTCACGCGGATTCTGATGGCTATGCGCAGAAGCTGTATGCTATCCAGCTTGCGGAGAAGCAATCTCGTGAGAACTCGC TTATGTAG